One Camelina sativa cultivar DH55 chromosome 3, Cs, whole genome shotgun sequence genomic window carries:
- the LOC104773491 gene encoding zinc-finger homeodomain protein 14-like has product MQSSCVYRECMRNHAAKLGSYAIDGCREYSQSVTGDLCAACGCHRSYHRRVEVISSAQISHTRFPFMSLRRVKQLARLKWKTAEQRKADVDDEEEEDTEETSTEEKMTVQRRSKSKFTAEQREAMKDFAAKIGWTLKDKRAIREEIRVFCQGIGVTRYHFKTWVNNNKKFYH; this is encoded by the coding sequence ATGCAGAGTTCTTGTGTCTACCGAGAATGCATGCGCAACCACGCCGCAAAGCTCGGCTCTTACGCCATCGATGGCTGCCGTGAATACTCTCAATCAGTCACCGGCGATCTATGCGCCGCCTGTGGTTGCCACCGCAGCTACCACCGTCGCGTCGAAGTAATATCTTCTGCTCAAATCAGCCACACGCGCTTCCCTTTCATGAGCTTGAGGCGCGTGAAGCAGCTCGCGAGGCTGAAATGGAAAACGGCTGAGCAGAGAAAAGCggatgttgatgatgaggaggaggaggacacGGAGGAGACTTCGACGGAAGAGAAGATGACGGTGCAGCGGCGGAGTAAGTCGAAGTTCACGGCGGAGCAAAGGGAAGCGATGAAAGATTTTGCGGCGAAGATAGGATGGACGTTGAAGGATAAGAGAGCAAttagagaagagataagagtcTTCTGCCAAGGGATTGGTGTTACTCGTTATCATTTTAAAACTTGggttaacaataataaaaagttttatcaCTAA
- the LOC104773498 gene encoding 65-kDa microtubule-associated protein 7 has protein sequence MLEIESPTSLCFRSNTTCNALLRELQKIWVDIGESDAEKDRMLMELEMECLQIYRRKVDEAANSKAKLHQSIVSIEAEIASLMAALGALNIHSPIKAEKGSKSLKEKLAAVTPLVEDLRLQKDERMKQFVDIKAQIEKMSGEISGYSDKLNKAMLGSLTLDEQDLTLRKLNEYQTHLRSLQKEKSDRLNKVLDYVNEVHSLCGVLGVDFGQTVSEVHPSLHRTDHEQSTNISDDTLDGLQHMIQKLKTERRVRFQKLKDVMGSLFELWNLMDTPQEERVKFERVSFVVRSSESDITEPNILSTETIEQVSAEVDCFNKLKSSRMNELVMKRRSELENLCRLTHIEPDTSTSLEKSTALIDSGLVDPSELLANIEVHINKIKEEAHSRKEIIDRIDRWLSACEEENWLEEYNQDETRYSAGRGGHVNLKHAERARITVNKIPSMVDNLIKKTLLWEDETQKSFLYDGVRLVSILEDYKLTRKQQEEEKKRYRDQKKMQDLLLKRRESIYGSRPSPRRINSVKKDALVPPTPRRNSAGATNTDIMTPRSYSSHRQNGFFKEVRRLSPAPLNFVSIPKEDSASTYNSVYGSEPDSALYN, from the exons ATGCTGGAGATTGAAAGCCCTACGAGTCTCTGTTTTCGTTCAAACACTACTTGCAATGCTCTGCTTCGGGAGCTTCAG AAAATATGGGTTGATATTGGTGAGAGTGATGCTGAGAAAGACCGGATGCTTATGGAATTGGAGATGGAATGTCTCCAAATTTACAGAAGAAAAGTGGATGAGGCTGCAAATTCTAAGGCGAAGCTTCATCAATCTATTGTATCAATTGAAGCTGAGATAGCTTCTTTAATGGCTGCTCTTGGAGCCTTAAACATCCATTCACCG atcaaagcagagaaaggttCAAAATCATTGAAAGAAAAGCTTGCTGCTGTGACGCCTCTTGTTGAGGACTTGAGATTGCAAAAAGATGAAAGAATGAAGCAATTTGTGGATATAAAAGCGCAGATTGAGAAGATGAGTGGTGAAATCTCTGGGTACAGTGacaaactcaacaaagccaTGCTTGGTTCTTTGACTCTTGATGAACAAGACTTGACTCTTCGGAAACTTAATGAGTATCAAACACATCTCCGCTCGCTCCAGAAGGAGAAG TCGGATCGTCTGAACAAGGTTTTGGATTATGTGAATGAGGTGCACAGTCTATGCGGTGTTCTTGGAGTAGATTTTGGTCAAACTGTTAGCGAGGTTCATCCGAGCTTGCATAGGACTGACCATGAGCAGTCTACAAACATTAGTGATGATACATTGGATGGTCTACAACACATGATTCAAAAGCTGAAAACGGAAAGAAGAGTCCGCTTTCAAAAG TTAAAGGATGTAATGGGGTCACTTTTCGAGCTATGGAATCTAATGGACACACCTCAGGAAGAGAGAGTGAAATTTGAAAGAGTCAGTTTTGTTGTAAGATCATCTGAATCTGATATCACTGAGCCAAATATCCTTTCTACTGAAACAATTGAACAG GTGTCTGCTGAAGTAGACTGTTTCAATAAGCTGAAGTCTAGCAGAATGAATGAGCTTGTGATGAAAAGAAGGTCTGAGTTAGAGAATCTTTGTAGATTGACTCACATCGAGCCTGATACAAGCACATCGCTTGAGAAGTCAACTGCTTTGATTGATTCAG GATTAGTGGACCCTTCAGAGCTTCTTGCAAATATTGAGGTgcatataaacaaaatcaaagaagaggCACATAGCCGGAAAGAAATTATTGATAGGATTGACCGCTGGCTATCTGCGTGTGAAGAGGAAAACTGGCTAGAAGAATACAATCAG GATGAAACCCGGTATAGTGCTGGAAGAGGTGGACACGTAAACCTGAAGCACGCAGAACGAGCCCGGATCACAGTAAACAAGATCCCAT CAATGGTTGACAATCTCATCAAGAAAACGCTTTTATGGGAGGATGAAACGCAGAAATCATTTCTATATGATGGT GTTCGATTGGTATCTATACTTGAAGATTATAAACTGACAAGGAAACAAcaggaagaggaaaagaaacgATACCGG GATCAAAAGAAGATGCAGGATCTCTTATTAAAGCGGAGGGAATCCATTTATGGATCAAGACCGAGTCCAAGAAGAATCAACAGTGTAAAAAAGGATGCATTGGTGCCTCCTACGCCTCGCAGAAACTCAGCTGGAGCAACAAATACCGACATTATGACCCCAAGATCTTACTCGAGCCATCGCCAAAACGGATTTTTCAAGGAAGTAAGGAGACTCTCACCAGCTCCGTTGAACTTTGTGTCCATACCAAAGGAAGATTCTGCCTCTACATACAATTCGGTTTACGGCTCTGAACCAGATTCAGCTTTATATAACTAA